The Clostridioides difficile genome has a segment encoding these proteins:
- a CDS encoding (4Fe-4S)-binding protein gives MNNITAEQKKELKGRGFLPSKDGEHFAARIITVNGVINTSQTKKIAEAAEKFGNGQVAFTTRLTVELPGVKFEDIEALSEFIASENLITGGTGSRVRPVVACKGTVCVHGLIDTQALAAEIHQEFYKGWYDVKLPHKFKIGVGGCPNNCIKPDLNDLGIVGQRVPDYDPEICVGCKKCSVMEVCPVKAAKLTDKGKLEIDNNLCNNCGKCIESCNFDSIEEKKSGYKIYIGGKWGKSVRAGTQIDKLFSKEELMTLIEKALLLFREQGKTGERFGITIDRIGVDKFIEMLLSDSVLERKQAILDAPLHLKGGAQC, from the coding sequence ATGAATAATATTACAGCAGAACAAAAAAAGGAACTAAAAGGTAGAGGTTTTTTACCAAGTAAAGATGGAGAACATTTTGCTGCACGTATAATAACTGTAAATGGAGTAATAAATACCTCACAAACAAAAAAGATTGCTGAGGCTGCTGAAAAATTTGGAAATGGTCAAGTAGCATTTACTACTAGATTAACAGTAGAATTACCTGGTGTAAAGTTTGAAGATATTGAAGCCTTAAGTGAATTTATTGCTAGTGAAAACTTAATCACAGGTGGAACAGGTTCAAGAGTTCGTCCTGTTGTAGCATGCAAGGGAACTGTTTGTGTTCATGGATTGATTGATACACAAGCGCTAGCTGCTGAAATTCATCAAGAATTTTATAAAGGGTGGTATGATGTAAAGTTACCTCATAAATTTAAAATTGGTGTTGGAGGATGCCCTAATAATTGTATTAAACCTGACTTAAATGACCTTGGAATTGTTGGCCAACGTGTACCTGATTATGACCCTGAAATATGTGTTGGATGCAAAAAATGTTCTGTCATGGAAGTCTGTCCTGTCAAAGCAGCTAAATTAACAGATAAAGGAAAACTTGAGATAGATAATAATTTATGCAATAACTGTGGTAAATGTATAGAAAGTTGTAATTTTGATAGTATTGAAGAAAAAAAATCTGGCTACAAAATATACATAGGAGGAAAATGGGGCAAATCTGTTAGAGCTGGAACACAAATTGATAAACTATTTTCAAAAGAAGAACTTATGACTTTAATTGAAAAAGCTCTTCTTTTATTTAGAGAACAAGGTAAAACAGGTGAACGTTTTGGGATTACTATTGACCGAATTGGTGTTGATAAATTTATAGAAATGCTTTTATCAGATTCTGTATTGGAAAGAAAACAAGCTATACTTGATGCTCCTTTACATCTTAAAGGTGGAGCTCAGTGTTAA
- a CDS encoding DUF1883 domain-containing protein, with amino-acid sequence MEYSYSKMHLKKGDIVEVNLEKQANVILLDHINYVKFKNQRNYDYYGGFAKKTPCRMKVPNTGTWYLVVNENGNSGIVNFSINTIQN; translated from the coding sequence ATGGAATATAGCTATAGTAAGATGCATCTGAAAAAAGGGGATATTGTAGAAGTAAATTTGGAGAAACAAGCTAATGTGATATTATTAGATCATATAAATTATGTTAAATTTAAAAATCAAAGAAACTACGATTATTATGGTGGATTTGCCAAGAAAACTCCATGCAGGATGAAAGTTCCTAATACAGGAACTTGGTATTTGGTTGTAAATGAAAATGGAAATAGTGGTATAGTAAACTTTTCAATTAATACAATTCAAAATTAA
- a CDS encoding L-threonine 3-dehydrogenase, with protein sequence MKKILITGALGQIGSELTIKLRNEYGEQNVIASSRRTKEGNPVCESGIFEILDVTDKNRFFEIAKKYDVDTIIHLASLLSAVAESKPLEAWNLNMNGLINGLEIARELNCKFFTPSSIAAFGENSPKNMTPQDTLQRPNTMYGVTKVSGELLCDYYHSKFGVDTRGVRFPGLISYVTPPGGGTTDYAVDIYYEALKNKKYKSYIAEGTKMDMMYMPDALQSIVDLIEAPAEKLIHRNAFNITAMSFAPEEIANSIKKYIPDFAIEYDVDPVRQSIADSWPNSLDSSSAVNEWNFKANYDLDKMTRDMLEKLSEKGIGK encoded by the coding sequence TTGAAAAAAATACTTATAACAGGTGCATTAGGACAAATAGGTTCAGAATTAACAATCAAGCTAAGAAATGAATATGGAGAACAGAATGTAATTGCTAGCTCAAGAAGAACAAAAGAAGGAAATCCTGTATGTGAATCTGGTATATTTGAAATATTAGATGTCACAGATAAAAATCGTTTTTTTGAAATTGCAAAAAAATATGATGTAGATACTATAATTCATCTAGCTTCTTTACTTTCAGCAGTTGCAGAAAGTAAACCTTTAGAAGCTTGGAATTTAAATATGAATGGATTGATAAATGGTCTTGAAATAGCTAGAGAATTAAATTGTAAGTTTTTTACACCTAGTTCAATAGCTGCATTTGGTGAAAATTCACCAAAAAATATGACTCCTCAAGATACACTGCAAAGACCTAATACTATGTATGGTGTCACTAAAGTATCTGGTGAATTACTATGTGATTATTATCATTCAAAATTTGGAGTGGACACTAGAGGAGTTAGATTTCCTGGTCTTATTTCTTATGTTACTCCTCCTGGTGGTGGAACTACAGATTATGCAGTTGATATATATTATGAAGCATTAAAAAATAAAAAATATAAATCTTACATAGCAGAAGGTACAAAAATGGATATGATGTACATGCCTGATGCTCTTCAATCTATAGTAGATTTGATAGAAGCCCCAGCTGAAAAACTTATTCATAGAAATGCTTTTAATATCACTGCTATGAGTTTTGCTCCTGAAGAAATAGCTAATTCTATAAAAAAATACATCCCTGATTTTGCAATAGAGTATGATGTAGACCCTGTAAGACAAAGTATAGCTGATTCTTGGCCTAATTCATTAGATAGTAGTAGTGCTGTAAATGAATGGAATTTTAAAGCTAATTATGATTTAGATAAAATGACTAGAGATATGCTAGAAAAATTATCAGAAAAAGGGATTGGCAAATAA
- a CDS encoding exonuclease domain-containing protein, translating into MKYKLFIDFEFNILDDNKYKLEYSGAELISIGCVLVDNDFNIVDDYYSLVKPKYNEILSSKCKKLTKLNQLEIDNAHNLLYVMDDFCKWFSKFSDVTIYNWGDFDIAGLLNSFRVYKYTGICLELFNMMIDIQPFISQHITYKNRILSKQLSLLNMKKIFAVEGEIKHNSLSDAMDLMNVCKCFYLNYPKDTNTLEELYDKLPPIKNPLYYIPYFEDENFELKFDKTPEDIIMYLKQIFNMLNISKKDIYFKKRSVLVNNSKIISFKNLSSSFKLIKLNEVEEYPDFVLKLGDKKNFVESVVKINKSNRKSIKNLILRLSRIP; encoded by the coding sequence ATGAAATACAAGTTATTTATAGACTTTGAATTTAATATATTAGATGATAATAAATACAAGCTAGAATATAGTGGAGCGGAGTTGATTTCAATAGGTTGTGTTTTGGTCGACAATGATTTTAATATAGTTGATGATTATTATTCCTTAGTTAAACCAAAATACAATGAAATACTTTCATCTAAATGTAAAAAACTCACTAAATTAAACCAGTTAGAAATTGATAATGCTCATAATCTTTTATATGTTATGGATGATTTTTGCAAATGGTTTAGTAAATTTAGTGATGTTACAATATATAATTGGGGTGATTTTGATATTGCTGGTCTTCTAAATTCCTTTAGAGTATATAAATATACAGGTATCTGCTTAGAATTATTCAATATGATGATTGATATTCAACCTTTTATATCTCAACATATTACATATAAAAATAGAATCTTATCTAAACAACTATCTTTACTAAATATGAAAAAGATTTTTGCTGTAGAAGGAGAAATTAAACATAATTCACTTTCAGATGCTATGGATTTAATGAATGTATGTAAATGCTTTTACCTTAACTATCCTAAAGATACTAATACACTTGAAGAATTATACGATAAACTGCCCCCTATTAAAAATCCTTTATATTATATTCCCTACTTTGAGGATGAAAATTTTGAACTTAAATTTGACAAGACTCCAGAGGATATAATAATGTATCTTAAACAAATATTCAATATGTTAAATATAAGTAAAAAAGATATTTATTTTAAAAAAAGAAGTGTATTAGTAAATAATTCTAAAATTATTAGTTTTAAAAACTTATCTTCTTCTTTTAAATTGATAAAACTCAATGAAGTTGAAGAATATCCTGATTTTGTATTGAAATTAGGTGATAAAAAGAATTTTGTTGAATCAGTAGTTAAGATAAATAAAAGTAATAGAAAATCTATAAAAAATTTAATATTGAGATTATCAAGAATACCTTAA
- a CDS encoding DUF421 domain-containing protein, producing MTVVLIRSIILYITVLIALRVMGKGEIAEMNCFDLVITLLIAEVASVPMENNNIPIINGVAAITGLVIMQTLISFLSLKSRKLSSFLSGKPSVLIDKGKIVYNELKKERVSIDELLEQLRIQGYFNLKDVQYAILETDGNLSVVPASSYNSTPPRAFNHLPIPLILDGKIINKNLNMAEKDTNWLMGILKSNHIENFKDVLICVLDENDKIFIQNKKGD from the coding sequence ATGACAGTGGTATTAATAAGAAGTATTATATTATACATAACAGTGTTGATTGCACTTAGAGTCATGGGAAAAGGTGAAATAGCTGAGATGAACTGCTTTGACTTGGTCATAACACTTTTAATTGCAGAAGTTGCATCCGTCCCAATGGAAAATAATAATATACCAATTATAAATGGTGTTGCAGCAATAACTGGACTTGTAATTATGCAGACTCTAATTTCATTTTTATCCTTAAAAAGTAGAAAATTAAGTTCATTTTTATCAGGTAAACCTTCTGTCTTAATCGATAAAGGAAAAATTGTATATAATGAACTTAAAAAAGAAAGAGTTAGTATAGATGAGTTATTAGAGCAATTGAGAATTCAAGGTTACTTTAACTTAAAAGATGTACAATATGCTATTTTAGAGACTGATGGTAATTTAAGTGTGGTTCCAGCATCAAGTTACAATAGTACTCCTCCGAGAGCTTTTAATCATTTACCAATTCCACTTATATTGGATGGTAAAATAATAAATAAAAATCTTAACATGGCTGAAAAAGATACTAACTGGCTAATGGGTATCTTAAAGTCTAATCACATAGAAAATTTTAAGGATGTTCTTATTTGTGTTTTAGATGAAAATGACAAAATATTTATTCAAAATAAGAAGGGTGATTAA
- a CDS encoding DUF4363 family protein, protein MKSATFVVLWTVLFMLFGFYVNNKLYDFTEDYKNNISILEKSIENEEWEKAQKEADSISTRWSKERNHWYKVLNHEYFDEIGLKFNILDKAIYTENKLKSLEEVESIKTYLGNIVESVKFDINYIF, encoded by the coding sequence TTGAAATCTGCGACATTTGTTGTACTATGGACTGTTTTATTTATGCTATTTGGATTTTATGTTAATAACAAACTATATGATTTTACAGAAGATTACAAAAACAATATATCTATATTAGAGAAATCCATAGAAAATGAAGAATGGGAAAAAGCTCAAAAAGAAGCTGATTCTATATCTACTAGATGGTCTAAAGAAAGAAATCATTGGTATAAAGTTTTAAATCATGAATACTTTGATGAGATAGGTTTAAAATTCAATATTCTTGATAAAGCAATTTATACTGAAAATAAGTTGAAATCGTTAGAAGAAGTTGAAAGCATAAAAACATATTTAGGAAATATTGTTGAAAGTGTTAAGTTTGATATAAACTATATATTTTAA
- a CDS encoding MerR family transcriptional regulator — MRTVKQVSDLTGISVRTLHYYDEIGLLKPSEITEVGYRFYDDEAIKTLQQILFFKELEIPLKEVKDIMLSPYFDKMNALESQRKLLIIKRKRLDSLIEIIDKTLKGENIVNFKDFDMSEYFKVLEEFKIEHEDKVIKTYGSVEKYNEHIETIKSKEDEIAKMAIKKYGSIDKYAEAIKKNFNSDILILAEQFDEFKKDCLEDNHPKLKELFKKLVADLGKNPLSKELQEIAREITDTSKKDYELFNKEYGDDNWYGMVQNYLLNPIWIKEVDKKYGNGACKFIGEVLKHCLGNKQPKINILYEKLVADLSKNPSSKEIQDIVEDIVYEISKSNEFYKIDEGENHLDYLAELYLQNSIYIQVNDKKYGKGASNFIGQALKAYSDNNKL, encoded by the coding sequence ATGAGAACAGTAAAACAAGTTTCAGATCTAACAGGAATAAGTGTGCGCACATTACATTACTATGACGAAATAGGTTTACTAAAACCAAGTGAAATTACAGAAGTAGGGTATAGATTTTATGATGATGAAGCTATTAAAACGCTTCAACAAATTTTATTTTTTAAAGAGCTTGAAATACCTTTAAAAGAAGTTAAAGATATAATGTTAAGTCCATACTTTGATAAAATGAATGCTCTAGAAAGTCAACGAAAGCTACTTATTATAAAACGCAAAAGACTGGATAGTCTAATAGAAATTATAGACAAAACTTTAAAAGGGGAAAATATAGTAAACTTCAAAGACTTTGATATGAGTGAATATTTTAAAGTACTAGAGGAATTTAAAATAGAGCATGAAGACAAAGTAATTAAAACTTATGGTAGTGTAGAGAAATATAATGAACACATTGAGACGATTAAATCTAAAGAAGATGAAATTGCTAAAATGGCTATAAAAAAATATGGAAGTATTGATAAATATGCTGAGGCTATAAAAAAGAATTTTAATAGTGATATATTAATTTTAGCAGAACAATTTGACGAATTTAAAAAAGATTGTTTAGAGGACAATCATCCAAAATTAAAAGAACTATTTAAAAAACTTGTAGCGGATTTAGGTAAGAATCCCTTGTCAAAGGAACTTCAAGAAATTGCTAGAGAGATAACAGATACATCTAAGAAAGATTATGAACTTTTTAATAAGGAGTATGGAGATGATAATTGGTATGGTATGGTACAAAATTATTTATTAAATCCTATATGGATAAAAGAAGTTGATAAAAAGTATGGTAATGGAGCATGTAAATTTATTGGCGAAGTTTTGAAACATTGTTTAGGTAATAAACAGCCTAAAATAAATATATTATATGAAAAACTTGTAGCAGATTTGAGTAAAAATCCTTCTTCAAAGGAGATTCAAGATATTGTTGAAGATATAGTGTATGAAATTAGCAAGAGTAATGAGTTTTACAAGATAGATGAAGGAGAGAATCATTTAGATTATTTGGCAGAACTTTATTTACAAAATTCTATTTATATACAAGTAAATGATAAGAAATATGGTAAAGGGGCATCTAATTTCATTGGGCAAGCTCTAAAAGCTTATTCTGATAATAATAAATTGTAG
- a CDS encoding BtrH N-terminal domain-containing protein produces MRKLIEIKHHLHDYECMWNGIEDIYMNKMGESLPNDFFFLLSGFGSFCYMRTNKKELKRMVALGDGRTKKMYEFLAPIVGFEYKHYEFKKYEQALKKAKSEIDSGHPVVLGALDMYYLPYYEKLYHKEHIPFHYVLMVGYDDMEERIYLYDCGRTELLSLSYDELCECMNCSYPGLSKANTICTVRMNSSKNKYQIAQEALAIKRDMFLNPTTGFLGYKGFEKFIKELPQWKHELGKDDYDRILVNMVMFFGTVPTIPNVIKGIEEPDSVEFKGGFDKMSKMLKCIGTEYKNDCWIQVAEIFEESSIIIEKISNIIIDYLSNKVDKTEKLPLLFSEILKQMKDGYLMLGI; encoded by the coding sequence ATGAGGAAACTAATTGAAATAAAGCACCATTTACATGACTATGAATGTATGTGGAATGGCATAGAAGATATATATATGAATAAAATGGGCGAATCTCTGCCAAATGATTTTTTCTTTTTATTATCAGGTTTTGGTTCGTTTTGTTATATGAGGACAAACAAAAAAGAATTAAAGAGAATGGTTGCATTGGGAGATGGAAGAACCAAAAAAATGTATGAATTTTTAGCACCTATTGTTGGTTTTGAATATAAACACTATGAGTTTAAAAAGTATGAACAAGCTTTAAAAAAAGCCAAATCAGAAATTGATTCTGGTCATCCTGTTGTTTTAGGAGCTTTAGATATGTATTATCTTCCATATTATGAAAAATTATATCATAAAGAGCATATTCCTTTTCATTATGTGCTTATGGTAGGGTATGATGATATGGAAGAAAGAATATATTTATATGATTGTGGGAGAACTGAGTTACTCTCTCTTTCTTATGATGAACTGTGTGAATGTATGAATTGTAGTTATCCTGGATTAAGCAAAGCGAATACAATTTGTACAGTTAGAATGAATAGTTCAAAGAATAAATATCAGATTGCCCAAGAAGCACTTGCTATAAAGCGTGATATGTTTTTAAATCCAACTACAGGGTTTTTAGGATACAAAGGTTTTGAAAAGTTTATTAAAGAATTGCCACAATGGAAACATGAATTGGGAAAAGATGACTATGATAGGATTTTAGTTAATATGGTTATGTTTTTTGGAACAGTACCAACTATTCCAAATGTAATCAAAGGAATTGAAGAACCAGATAGCGTCGAATTTAAAGGTGGTTTTGACAAAATGAGCAAAATGCTTAAATGTATTGGAACTGAATACAAAAATGACTGTTGGATACAAGTAGCAGAAATTTTTGAAGAAAGTTCAATCATAATTGAAAAAATATCTAATATAATAATAGATTATTTATCGAATAAGGTTGATAAAACTGAAAAACTTCCTTTGCTATTTTCTGAAATTTTGAAACAAATGAAAGATGGATACTTAATGTTAGGTATATGA
- a CDS encoding argininosuccinate synthase, which produces MNEKVVLAYSGGLDTSIIIPWLKENYEDIEVIAVCGNVGQEDKMEDVYEKALQSGASKAYVDDISEEFVTETIFKAVKAEAKYEGKYLLGTSLARPIIAKKLVEVAHKEGAKYICHGCTGKGNDQVRFEATIAALDPTIKVIAPWRIWDIKSREDAIDYAEKHNIKVTATKAKIYSVDANLWHVSTEGGDIEHLQNEHKKDVYKQCVDPEDACDVAEYVEVYFEKGVPKKINGEELSPVALIHKLNELGCKHGIGVIDIVENRLVGMKSRGIYETPGGTLLYEAHNILESSTLDKDTLHFKQMVSYKYGELIYNGLWYCKLRESIDAFMEQTQDNVTGTVKVKLYKGNIKPAGIFTENALYDEGISSFGDSELYDHKDAEGFINLFTLPLKIRAMKASK; this is translated from the coding sequence ATGAACGAAAAAGTAGTATTAGCATATTCAGGAGGACTTGACACATCAATTATAATACCTTGGTTAAAGGAAAATTATGAAGATATAGAAGTTATAGCTGTTTGTGGAAATGTAGGTCAAGAAGATAAAATGGAAGATGTTTATGAAAAAGCTTTACAAAGTGGAGCATCAAAAGCTTATGTAGATGATATAAGCGAAGAGTTTGTGACTGAAACTATATTTAAAGCTGTAAAAGCAGAAGCAAAATATGAAGGAAAATATTTATTAGGAACTTCTTTAGCAAGACCTATAATAGCTAAAAAATTAGTTGAAGTTGCTCATAAAGAAGGAGCAAAATATATATGCCATGGGTGTACAGGAAAAGGTAATGACCAAGTTAGATTTGAAGCTACAATTGCAGCCCTTGACCCAACTATAAAAGTTATAGCTCCTTGGAGAATATGGGATATAAAATCAAGAGAAGATGCTATAGATTATGCTGAGAAACACAACATAAAAGTAACAGCAACTAAAGCTAAAATATATTCAGTAGATGCTAACCTTTGGCATGTATCAACAGAAGGTGGAGATATAGAACATCTACAAAATGAGCACAAAAAGGATGTATATAAACAATGTGTAGATCCTGAGGATGCATGTGATGTAGCTGAATATGTAGAAGTTTATTTTGAAAAAGGTGTGCCTAAAAAGATAAATGGTGAAGAATTATCTCCAGTGGCATTAATTCATAAATTAAATGAGTTAGGTTGTAAGCATGGAATTGGAGTTATAGATATAGTTGAGAATAGACTTGTTGGTATGAAATCAAGAGGTATATATGAAACTCCAGGAGGAACACTTCTTTATGAAGCACACAATATTTTAGAAAGTTCTACTTTAGATAAAGATACACTACACTTTAAGCAAATGGTATCTTACAAATATGGAGAACTTATTTATAATGGATTATGGTATTGTAAATTAAGAGAATCTATAGATGCATTTATGGAACAAACTCAAGATAATGTTACTGGAACAGTAAAAGTTAAACTTTACAAAGGTAATATAAAACCTGCTGGAATATTTACTGAAAATGCACTTTATGATGAAGGAATATCTTCTTTTGGAGATAGTGAACTTTATGACCATAAAGATGCAGAAGGCTTTATTAATTTATTTACTTTACCATTAAAAATTAGAGCTATGAAGGCTAGTAAGTAA
- the truA gene encoding tRNA pseudouridine(38-40) synthase TruA: protein MRNIKMIVAYDGSRYKGYQKLGDNDMTIQEKLESVLSKMANETIEIIGSGRTDMGAHARGQVINFKTNCMDSVDKIQKYLYEYLPEDIVVKTVEEVDERFHSRYNVKSKTYLYKIDNNKYHSPFMRKYAAHISKKLDLDRMRKASEYLIGEHDFTSFASSKSKKKSNVREIYSINIKENDDIVEIYIEGNGFLYNMVRIIVGALIDVGLKRKAPQDIKCMLELKDRSKSSDTAPAKGLCLWKVKYE from the coding sequence ATGAGAAATATAAAAATGATAGTAGCATATGATGGTTCAAGATATAAAGGTTACCAAAAACTAGGTGATAATGACATGACTATACAAGAAAAGCTTGAGTCTGTCTTAAGTAAAATGGCCAATGAAACCATTGAGATAATTGGTTCTGGGAGAACTGATATGGGAGCACATGCAAGAGGTCAAGTTATAAACTTTAAAACAAATTGTATGGATTCAGTAGATAAAATTCAAAAATATCTATATGAATATCTGCCAGAGGATATAGTTGTAAAAACTGTTGAGGAAGTTGATGAAAGATTTCACTCAAGATACAATGTAAAATCAAAAACGTATTTATATAAGATTGATAATAATAAATATCACAGTCCTTTTATGAGAAAGTATGCTGCACATATAAGTAAAAAATTAGATTTAGATAGAATGAGAAAAGCAAGTGAGTACTTAATAGGAGAACATGATTTTACTAGCTTTGCTTCTTCTAAGTCTAAGAAAAAATCTAATGTAAGAGAAATTTACTCAATAAATATAAAAGAAAATGATGATATTGTAGAAATATATATAGAAGGAAATGGCTTTTTATATAATATGGTGAGAATAATAGTAGGAGCATTAATAGATGTTGGTCTTAAAAGAAAAGCACCACAAGATATTAAGTGTATGCTTGAGTTGAAGGACAGAAGTAAGTCATCAGACACTGCACCAGCTAAAGGTCTATGTCTTTGGAAAGTAAAATATGAGTAA
- a CDS encoding HAMP domain-containing histidine kinase: protein MLHFEGLRKKVIKNYFIIIIIMVTLFEGLFMFYIQNYYYDSVKQLLESEIKYADEYNAITMETTSFEKKVKNIFDKQPLTKNSEFGISIIDKNKNVILDQYGFKSKEKANYEDVDNALRDVKTKNLTPYTYKIPDTGEHVMSISLPLKVNNIIEGVVRYTVSLDGIDNAILKQATWLILAGIFILIIAILISLKFAETLIKPLRELKKFANELAVGNYNIKLENMKIVDDEIGDLAQTFEHMAHEIDKSEKLKEEFISSVSHELRTPLTSIKGWSETLGYESITREELDLGLGIIQDETERLIKLVEELLDFSRLSSDRIKLHVDIVDVEGLVVGVVNQLKVKAAEKDISLLFEFENEFIENIQGDKNRLRQVLINLIQNSFKFTSQGGYIKVVASQDEDVTTISVEDNGSGIEKQNLNKVLDKFFQEDYNKAGSGLGLAISNEIVKLHGGVMKIESEKNVGTKITFNIKNKFAKQA from the coding sequence GTGTTACATTTTGAAGGTCTGAGAAAAAAAGTAATAAAAAACTATTTTATAATAATTATTATAATGGTAACTCTTTTTGAGGGGCTGTTCATGTTTTATATACAAAACTATTACTATGATTCTGTTAAACAGCTACTTGAATCTGAAATAAAATATGCTGATGAATATAATGCTATTACAATGGAAACTACAAGCTTTGAGAAAAAAGTCAAAAATATTTTTGATAAACAACCATTAACAAAGAATTCAGAATTTGGGATTTCGATAATAGATAAAAATAAAAATGTTATATTAGATCAATATGGGTTTAAAAGTAAAGAAAAAGCAAATTATGAAGATGTAGATAATGCATTAAGAGATGTAAAGACTAAAAATTTAACACCATATACTTATAAAATACCAGATACAGGAGAGCATGTCATGAGCATCTCCTTACCACTAAAAGTAAATAATATTATAGAAGGTGTTGTTAGATATACTGTCTCATTAGATGGAATTGATAACGCAATATTAAAGCAAGCTACATGGCTTATATTGGCAGGAATATTTATACTTATTATAGCTATATTAATAAGTCTTAAATTCGCTGAGACTCTTATAAAACCACTAAGAGAGCTAAAGAAGTTTGCAAACGAATTAGCTGTAGGAAACTACAATATAAAATTGGAAAATATGAAGATTGTAGACGATGAAATTGGTGATTTAGCACAAACATTTGAACATATGGCACATGAAATCGATAAGAGTGAAAAATTGAAAGAAGAATTTATATCTTCTGTATCTCATGAGCTGAGAACCCCTCTTACATCTATAAAGGGATGGAGTGAAACATTAGGATATGAAAGTATAACTAGAGAAGAATTAGATTTAGGTCTAGGTATTATACAAGATGAGACAGAAAGACTTATAAAGCTGGTGGAAGAATTGTTGGATTTCTCAAGACTTTCTTCTGATAGGATAAAGCTTCATGTTGATATAGTTGATGTTGAAGGATTAGTTGTTGGTGTTGTAAATCAGTTGAAAGTTAAAGCAGCTGAAAAAGACATATCACTTTTATTTGAATTTGAAAATGAATTCATAGAAAATATCCAAGGAGATAAAAATAGACTAAGACAAGTTCTTATAAATTTAATACAAAATTCATTTAAATTCACTAGTCAGGGTGGTTACATAAAAGTTGTAGCTTCACAGGATGAAGATGTAACAACTATATCAGTTGAAGATAATGGTTCAGGAATAGAAAAGCAAAATTTAAATAAAGTTTTAGATAAATTCTTCCAAGAAGATTACAATAAGGCTGGTAGTGGATTAGGTCTTGCAATTAGTAATGAAATTGTAAAACTTCATGGTGGAGTAATGAAAATAGAGAGTGAAAAGAATGTTGGAACAAAAATAACTTTTAATATAAAAAATAAATTTGCTAAACAGGCATAA
- a CDS encoding response regulator transcription factor, whose translation MKEKILILEDEIGIRSFVSINLKREGYEIVEAGTGREAIEKMTTENDITIALLDVMLPDISGIEVCKFIRENFDQVGIIMLTAKAQEDDKIEGFISGADDYIIKPFSIKELLVRVSALIRRVAKDDSNVKSSEIVSPPFILDIDKRKLFKNGKEIELTPTEFSIVKYLISNAKQSLSRDQILDEVWGTNYLYDFKIVDVNIRRIRNKIEDDPSKPKYIQTIWGYGYCFRKEE comes from the coding sequence ATGAAGGAAAAAATACTTATACTAGAAGATGAAATAGGCATTAGAAGTTTTGTCAGTATAAACTTAAAAAGAGAAGGATACGAAATAGTTGAAGCAGGTACTGGTAGAGAAGCTATAGAAAAAATGACAACAGAAAATGACATTACAATAGCTCTTTTAGATGTAATGCTTCCAGATATAAGTGGAATAGAGGTTTGTAAATTTATAAGGGAAAATTTTGATCAAGTTGGTATAATAATGCTTACAGCAAAAGCCCAAGAAGATGACAAAATAGAAGGATTTATTTCAGGAGCAGATGATTATATCATAAAACCATTCAGTATAAAGGAGCTTTTAGTTAGGGTTTCTGCTCTTATTAGAAGAGTTGCAAAAGATGATTCAAATGTTAAATCAAGTGAGATAGTCTCACCACCATTTATACTTGATATAGATAAAAGAAAATTATTTAAGAATGGTAAAGAGATTGAACTTACTCCAACAGAATTTTCAATAGTAAAATATCTGATATCAAACGCTAAACAATCATTAAGTAGAGACCAGATATTAGATGAAGTATGGGGAACTAATTATTTGTATGATTTTAAAATAGTAGATGTAAATATAAGAAGGATAAGAAATAAAATAGAAGATGACCCATCAAAACCAAAATATATACAAACTATTTGGGGTTATGGATACTGTTTTAGAAAGGAAGAATAA